One Pyrenophora tritici-repentis strain M4 chromosome 5, whole genome shotgun sequence DNA window includes the following coding sequences:
- a CDS encoding GTPase SAR1 and related small G protein, whose product MASRKKVLLKVIILGDSGVGKTSLMNQYVNKKFSASYKATIGADFLTKEVLVDDRLVTMQLWDTAGQERFQSLGVAFYRGADCCVLVYDVNNSKSFDTLDSWRDEFLVQASPMDPESFPFVVIGNKIDVEESKRMISSKRAMTFCQSKGGIPYFETSAKEAINVEQAFEVIARQALAQEDVGDFSNDFPETIPIDLKGSEGGCAC is encoded by the exons ATGGCGTCAAGGAAGAAGGTCCTCCTCAAG GTCATTATCCTCGGAGACAGCGGGGTCGGCAAGACCAGCTTGATGAACCAATAT GTCAACAAGAAGTTCAGCGCAAGCTACAAGGCAACCATCGGGGCCGATTTCCTCACAAAGGAAGTGCTAGTCGACGATAGACTGGTCACGATGCAG CTCTGGGACACGGCTGGTCAGGAACGTTTCCAATCGCTAGGTGTCGCCTTCTACCGTGGCGCCGACTGCTGCGTGCTTGTGTACGACGTGAATAACTCGAAGAGTTTCGATACCCTGGACAGCTGGAGGGACGAGTTTCTGGTTCAGGCCAGTCCTATGGATCCCGAGAGCTTCCCATTC GTCGTCATTGGAAACAAGATCGATGTGGAAGAGAGCAAACGAATG ATATCATCTAAACGTGCCATGACCTTTTGCCAATCCAAAGGCGGCATCCCCTACTTCGAGACGAGTGCAAAGGAAGCTATCAACGTGGAGCAAGCGTTTGAAG TGATTGCACGACAAGCCTTGGCACAAGAAGACGTTGGTGACTTTAGCAACGACTTCCCCGAGACAATCCCGATCGATCTGAAGGGCAGCGAAGGCGGCTGCGCATGCTAG